The Saccopteryx leptura isolate mSacLep1 chromosome 2, mSacLep1_pri_phased_curated, whole genome shotgun sequence genome has a window encoding:
- the BTG1 gene encoding protein BTG1, giving the protein MHPFYTRAATMIGEIAAAVSFISKFLRTKGLTSERQLQTFSQSLQELLAEHYKHHWFPEKPCKGSGYRCIRINHKMDPLIGQAAQRIGLSSQELFRLLPSELTLWVDPYEVSYRIGEDGSICVLYEASPAGGSTQSSTSVQMVDSRISCKEELLLGRTSPSKNYNMMTVSG; this is encoded by the exons ATGCATCCCTTCTACACCCGGGCCGCCACCATGATAGGTGAGATCGCTGCCGCCGTGTCCTTCATCTCCAAGTTCCTCCGCACCAAGGGGCTCACGAGCGAGCGACAGCTGCAAACCTTCAGCCAGAGCCTGCAGGAACTGCTGGCAG AACATTATAAACATCACTGGTTCCCAGAAAAGCCGTGCAAGGGATCAGGTTACCGTTGTATTCGCATCAACCATAAAATGGATCCTCTGATTGGACAGGCAGCACAGCGGATTGGACTGAGCAGTCAGGAGCTGTTCAGGCTTCTCCCAAGTGAACTCACGCTCTGGGTTGATCCCTACGAAGTGTCCTACAGAATTGGAGAGGATGGCTCCATCTGTGTGTTGTATGAAGCCTCGCCAGCAGGAGGTAGCACTCAAAGCAGCACCAGCGTGCAAATGGTAGACAGCAGAATCAGCTGTAAGGAGGAACTTCTCTTGGGCAGAACAAGCCCTTCCAAAAACTACAATATGATGACTGTATCAGGTTAA